A stretch of Rhododendron vialii isolate Sample 1 chromosome 4a, ASM3025357v1 DNA encodes these proteins:
- the LOC131323894 gene encoding uncharacterized protein LOC131323894: protein MRGASYTFFFHFRVFTSLSLHLFPTPSPLSHTTRHHSLSLSNHLSHHHSLSSRSRPCLRFTLAAHCDLKFHAVRQQWTRILSLPTRFAVCQAELVKLRHKWSLHSSGNRTQGALARLEALENDYPGAEMIEIYSNDDAYLDGEDQAIHLAISCCLSLHT, encoded by the exons ATGCGTGGTGCATCTTACAcgttctttttccattttagggttttcacttctctctctctccatctttttCCCACGCCTTCCCCGCTCTCTCACACCACCAGGCaccactctctttctctctcaaaccaTCTCTCAcaccaccactctctctcctcccgttCCCGCCCCTGCCTCCGATTCACCCTCGCTGCACACTGCGATCTTAAATTTCACGCAGTTAG GCAGCAATGGACGAGGATACTATCACTTCCAACACGGTTCGCCGTATGTCAAGCCGAACTCGTAAAGTTGCGACACAAATGGTCGCTGCACTCAAGCGGCAATCGAACACAG GGAGCCCTTGCTCGTCTTGAAGCTTTGGAGAATGACTATCCAGGAGCAGAGATGATAGAGATCTACAGCAATGATGATGCTTATCTTGACGGTGAAGACCAAG CTATTCATCTCGCGATTTCCTGTTGTCTATCACTCCATACATGA